Genomic window (Muntiacus reevesi chromosome X, mMunRee1.1, whole genome shotgun sequence):
ggggtgagaagagcacactgCGCCTGTCCTGACTTTCTGAGTTCCGGGTCTCAGCGAGACGGGGGACCTGGTGTGAGGAGCCGGGCCTCAAACTGGGGGAGGACAGAGCCCCGGTCCTACCgggagtcaaggtgaggaccctgagggaggagtGAGGGGAGCCAGAccccagaacagaggggacccAGGTAGTCCCCAGGCAGGACGACCTCGTGCCACATGACTGGGAACCGGGTGAGAGCGGTGGGGCCTCAAAATGGAGGACGAGCCAGTTCCGGGTCTTGCTTGGAATCCAGACTCCAGGCAAGGAACGACTGAGGCAGAGGGTGGAGGCTTCAGGTCCACAAATGGTGGACTACCCGGACAGAGCTGAACCCACTCTTGTGGTCAGTGCTGGAAGTCCAGGCTGCACGTGAGGTGAGGACCGAGCATCTCTCCAGCCTAGAACCCGCGGGAATGCCTGGTCAGGTGCAGCCTTATGTGGAGCCCCTTTGTGCTTTCCCTTCAGACTCGGGTCTTGTTCTGGGTAACTCTGCAGGCCCCCAAAGGGCAGGGTACAGGCTGCGGCTGGGGAAAGGTGGGCACTACAAGGGAGCTACAAGAGAATCATTTCCCCCACAACTGGGGGGACCTCAGAGCCCAGGCCTGTGCCACAATCTACCCCTGAGTTGCCCCCTCCATTTTTTTTACAGGGgctccaggaaccaggaggcAAAGGCAAAGGTCTTAGGCCTGTGTCCAGAGTTCAAGAGCAGAGAAAATCCAGACAGTACCAGAAgtcaaggtgaggagggtgcCCTGAATGAGCACCAGGGGctccccatcccagaacagaggggaccccACAAAGCCCTAATCCCCCCACTGTGTCAGCCCCAGCACCTTAGGCTGTGCTGGCTGCCCTTCCCTCTTCAGGCAGGGGTCAGGCCACCCAGGACGAGGGCCCTTGTGAGGCCCTAGAGCACCCCTCCAGAGGAGACCTGTAAGTGGCCTATGTTGACCACCCAGGGTATATCTCTCATCTGAGGCCCATGGTCCCCAATGTCCCCTGCCTCACTCCTGTctgtggtttgatcccaggtaTCGTGCTCGTGGtcgagatgagtgagctgagcaagCCCAAGGAAGATCTTCAGGAGCCAGACGAGGCCCAGGGCCCGGAGGAGGCGCAGCTCTTGGGGGCTGAGGGGGGGGAGGCCACATCCCTCTCAGCCTCCTCCCCCCCAGTCTCCTTGTCAGCCCCTGTGGAGGCCTTGCCCCAGGAAGCTCTGAATAAAATGGTGGCTGACATGGTGAAGTTCCTGCTCCGCAAGTATCGAGCCAAGGAGCCAACCTCCTACACCGAATTGCTGAATACGGTCCTCAGGGATAATCATGACCACTACCCGGTGGTCTTCTGCCAAGCGATTGAGTGCATTCTGCTGGTGTTTGGTGTGGATGTGAAGGAGGTAGACCCCAGGAAGCACATCTACATCACGGTCCCCAACCTGGGCCTCACCTGTGATGCAGGGCAGAGAGGTGGGCAGGGTCTGCCCAAGGCTGGCCTCCTGGTCGTGGTCCTCAGCCTGATCCTCCAGAATAGCGATCACATCCCTGAGGAGGAGATCTGGGAAGCACTCAACAAGATGGGGCTGTATGTTGGGAGGGAGCACTCCCTCTTTGGCGAGCCCAGGGAGCTGCTAACCAAAGTGTGGGTGCGAGAGGGTTACCTGAAGTACCGGCAGGTATCTGACAGTGACCCTGCTCGCTACGAGTacctgtggggtccccgggcctTTCTGGAGACCAGCAAGGAGAAATTCATGGAGTATCTACTCAGGGTCAGCCGAAGGGCTTTTATTTCCTTCCCACTCCCTTCTGCAGAGGctgtgaaggaggaggaagagggggccctgagccagagcagcagccaggctgATCTTTCCCTCTGATTGAAGAGGGGGTGGTGAGCCTTCTCAGTAGTGAGGGCCTGGACCACTTGGGGGAACCCAGTGTGTAGCATCTTTGTGTTCCTTTTCTCTCtgatgacatggagattcatctctgttttctttaggaatttttcaaaTGTCTATTTCAGCTTAAGGCTTAGTAAACTTCAGTATCTAACTTTGTGAATGCCATTGATCACACATGTATTTGTACTTAACTAGTTTAAGGACAAGAGTTTTGCTGGTTTTTAAGAGATTTGGAACTCTCCCATTTTATTTTGTGACCCTGAACATGGTAACATGATACTGGATTTATAACTATTGGAAATGTGAACTTGCTTAGCAGTAATGTACTTggtgaaagaattagaaaataaaatgctattataGCGAAATATTGTTTATTGTactttttctgtcattttatacAGCTAAGTTATCTCAGTTTATTTGGATTTTCCCAGGTTATTATTTAAGAAACTAGGAGAAAATTAATCCGACTAAATAAGGCCCTGCTCCCTGGGTCATTTATTCCACAGAACTtcacagagcctgtgctctgtgactgGCCTTGTTAGCAGTAGGgacactaggagaagcaggacactCCCACACCTGGAGTGATGATCTCAGAACTGCAGTCACATGAGGAAAGTGGAGAGACATCCCCTAGTCCCACAGAACAAGGCAACATGTGGCGGGGCGGTGGGGTTCCAGGAGGATCCCTTGAGTGTCGGTGCCTGAGCCAGGGTGGTCTGGGGctttgggaagctgggttccttctgtggGAGGTGATCGTGATGAGGCTGGGTGGTGGCAGCAACCAGACCTCTCGACGGTGTCTTAAGGGtgagaagaaaatttgaaatggGACATGTCCATTAGAAGTTCCTCTTTACTTGGAGATGAATCTTCTGGGTCCAAAAGAGAAAGTGCAGTTTGATCAAGTAGACACCTGGTTTTTCTGCCTTAGAGTAAATACACTCGAAAGGTTCCAAATGAGACATGAGTGAATTTGGGTTGGCACACAGTCTTCTCAGTCTTGGGGTACATAGTTGAAGACATTTCAGTTACCACTCTCAGTTTCCCTGTAGGATTTTAATGGGGATCTTCAATTTTTTGTCTAGGTTTATCTAAGTAGATCGTAACCTTTAATGTGGCTATTGGTCATTTCACatgcgtttttgttttttttcaacatATGGTCCAGAGCAATTTCATTGTCTAAACATACAACAATTACAacaaaagatctttaaaaataagattgtTATCACCTGCTGCTGGcagattttgcttttaaaatggcTGATGGCATTCTAAGTCTGGCACAGCTCAGAAAACTCACGTTCTTAACAATACAAGGACTTGTCTGAAATCACACCATAGCATCACCTAGTTATTTCCATAGttactttattttgtttgtgcCAGAAgtcttcttggaggaggtcgccattaaccccacgaTAGGGCTGCCAGGTGTGCGATTTTTAAACTGGAGAGCAATTACACCAAAGAAGTTCTGGCACTGTTGAGAAAACTCTAAGCCCCACAACaaacttcccaacctgggaatctgACAAAGGGATTGAGAATCTCCAGGGAAACTGACTTTGAAgatcagtgggatttgattatagaacttcctcccacaggactggggaaacagagactctcaGGGGGcagaaacaaaaccttgtgtgcaccaggacctagGGAAAAGGAGCAGTgaacccacaagagactgaccagaCTTCCCTGTGAGTGATCGGGAGCCTCCGGTGGAGGCCTGGGTCAACAGTGACCCGCCGTGGGGTTAGGGCCACTGAcagcagcagccctgggaggcgcagcatgctggcataagtcctcttgaaggaggttgccattatcccAATCATAGTTCTGTCCCAGGTCAAActgcagggagggaacatagccccacttattagcagaaaattggattaaagatttactgagcatggcgaGCATTGCCCaccaaaacaagacccagttttccccacagccagtcccatacatcaggaagcttgcacaagcctcttaacctcatccatcagagggcagagagaatgaaaaccacaatcacggaaaactaaccaaactgatcacatgctttgtgtaacttaatgaaactatgtgcCATGCCACATAGGATcacccaagatgaatgggtcatggtggagagttctgacaaaatatggtccactggagaagggaatgcaaaatCACTTCAGCATCCATGCcctgagaactccatgaacagtatgaaaaggcaaaaagatatgacactgaaagatgaactccccgggttggtaagtgcccaatatgcttctggaaaatagtggagaaatagctccagaaagaatgaaggggctgagccaaagcagaaacaccaGGCAGAGTGgaagtgtctggtggtgaaaataaagtttgatgctgtaaagaacaatattgtacaggaacctggaatgttaggtccattccataaTTGTGAGAAGTGTTATTCCTTGGTTGAAATTTtgtttgttgctctga
Coding sequences:
- the LOC136154659 gene encoding melanoma-associated antigen 8-like, whose product is MTGNRTRVLFWVTLQAPKGQGTGCGWGKGLQEPGGKGKGLRPVSRVQEQRKSRQYQKSRGQATQDEGPCIVLVVEMSELSKPKEDLQEPDEAQGPEEAQLLGAEGGEATSLSASSPPVSLSAPVEALPQEALNKMVADMVKFLLRKYRAKEPTSYTELLNTVLRDNHDHYPVVFCQAIECILLVFGVDVKEVDPRKHIYITVPNLGLTCDAGQRGGQGLPKAGLLVVVLSLILQNSDHIPEEEIWEALNKMGLYVGREHSLFGEPRELLTKVWVREGYLKYRQVSDSDPARYEYLWGPRAFLETSKEKFMEYLLRVSRRAFISFPLPSAEAVKEEEEGALSQSSSQADLSL